From the Deinococcus hopiensis KR-140 genome, one window contains:
- a CDS encoding winged helix-turn-helix domain-containing protein, giving the protein MERRRSHLLAFLAEGKSSAEALKVTGYSYQGADKIIDAYHQHGLAGLKDRRQHNSGAPTLLSDAEVLLLARTIRADTAAGGVWNGARVQGWVKQELDKDVHLSRCYEFLDAVGYSLQVPRPRHVEANQVTQEAFKKKSSQPWSKQLGRVLKKLEER; this is encoded by the coding sequence GTGGAACGACGACGTAGTCACCTCCTCGCGTTCCTAGCAGAAGGGAAAAGCTCTGCCGAAGCACTCAAAGTCACGGGCTACTCTTATCAAGGCGCAGATAAAATCATCGACGCGTACCATCAACATGGTCTAGCGGGACTCAAAGATCGGCGACAGCACAACAGTGGCGCACCGACCCTGCTGAGCGACGCCGAAGTGCTCCTCCTGGCGCGAACGATTCGGGCAGACACCGCCGCTGGCGGTGTCTGGAATGGCGCACGGGTGCAGGGTTGGGTGAAGCAGGAATTGGACAAGGACGTGCATCTGAGCCGCTGTTATGAGTTTTTAGACGCGGTGGGGTATAGCCTCCAGGTCCCTCGGCCTCGACATGTCGAGGCCAACCAGGTCACTCAGGAAGCATTCAAAAAAAAGTCCTCCCAGCCGTGGTCCAAGCAACTCGGGCGCGTACTGAAGAAACTGGAAGAACGGTAG
- a CDS encoding IS630 family transposase — protein sequence MDEHRVGLKPLVGKQWSERGKAPTVRVQHRYEWLYVCAFVCPQTGESQYWLLPTVNTAAFQAVLDRFALDTQAGKTREIILVLDGAGWHATPLLKCPPGIELVFLPPYSPELQPAERLWALTDAPLKNRHFENLEALTALLAKQCRRLEQQREQIRSLTLFHWWPRITN from the coding sequence ATGGATGAACACCGTGTAGGTCTCAAACCCCTGGTGGGGAAGCAGTGGTCTGAGCGAGGCAAAGCCCCGACCGTGCGTGTCCAACACCGGTATGAGTGGCTCTACGTCTGTGCGTTCGTCTGCCCACAGACGGGAGAGAGCCAGTACTGGCTATTGCCTACGGTCAATACGGCGGCCTTCCAGGCGGTGCTGGACCGCTTTGCCCTCGACACACAGGCTGGAAAGACCAGGGAGATCATCTTGGTCCTGGATGGTGCGGGGTGGCATGCCACCCCGCTGTTGAAGTGCCCACCGGGCATTGAACTCGTCTTCTTGCCGCCCTACTCCCCAGAGTTGCAACCCGCCGAACGCCTTTGGGCCCTCACAGATGCACCGCTGAAGAATCGTCACTTCGAAAACCTGGAAGCCCTGACCGCCTTGCTTGCAAAGCAGTGTCGTCGGTTAGAACAGCAGAGGGAGCAAATCCGTTCGCTCACCCTCTTCCACTGGTGGCCTCGTATAACAAATTAA